In Oryza brachyantha chromosome 2, ObraRS2, whole genome shotgun sequence, a single window of DNA contains:
- the LOC121053202 gene encoding ruBisCO large subunit-binding protein subunit alpha-like isoform X2: protein MNLDDIFEQKNDVAKAVLEELEKVTGEPLIQGKDDTAALLKSRLPLPLSLPLLASGNDELIGSMIADAIDKVGPDGVLSIDSSSFEITVDVEEGKKMF from the exons ATGAATcttgatgatatttttgagCAAAAGAATGATGTGGCGAAAGCTGTACTTGAGGAGCTTGAAAAG GTGACTGGAGAACCATTAATTCAAGGGAAAGATGACACAGCTGCATTATTGAAGTCAAGGCTT CCGTTGCCTCTATCTCTGCCTCTGCTGGCAAGTGGCAATGATGAACTTATTGGATCTATGATTGCTGATGCTATTGACAAAGTTGGTCCTGACGGTGTCCTTTCaattgactcttcatctttcGAGATTACTGTTGATGTTGAAGAAGGAAAGAAG ATGTTTTAG
- the LOC121053202 gene encoding ruBisCO large subunit-binding protein subunit alpha-like isoform X3: MNLDDIFEQKNDVAKAVLEELEKPLPLSLPLLASGNDELIGSMIADAIDKVGPDGVLSIDSSSFEITVDVEEGKKYDDNFLKHL; this comes from the exons ATGAATcttgatgatatttttgagCAAAAGAATGATGTGGCGAAAGCTGTACTTGAGGAGCTTGAAAAG CCGTTGCCTCTATCTCTGCCTCTGCTGGCAAGTGGCAATGATGAACTTATTGGATCTATGATTGCTGATGCTATTGACAAAGTTGGTCCTGACGGTGTCCTTTCaattgactcttcatctttcGAGATTACTGTTGATGTTGAAGAAGGAAAGAAG tatgaCGACAACTTCCTCAagcatttataa
- the LOC121053202 gene encoding ruBisCO large subunit-binding protein subunit alpha-like isoform X1 — MNLDDIFEQKNDVAKAVLEELEKVTGEPLIQGKDDTAALLKSRLPLPLSLPLLASGNDELIGSMIADAIDKVGPDGVLSIDSSSFEITVDVEEGKKYDDNFLKHL; from the exons ATGAATcttgatgatatttttgagCAAAAGAATGATGTGGCGAAAGCTGTACTTGAGGAGCTTGAAAAG GTGACTGGAGAACCATTAATTCAAGGGAAAGATGACACAGCTGCATTATTGAAGTCAAGGCTT CCGTTGCCTCTATCTCTGCCTCTGCTGGCAAGTGGCAATGATGAACTTATTGGATCTATGATTGCTGATGCTATTGACAAAGTTGGTCCTGACGGTGTCCTTTCaattgactcttcatctttcGAGATTACTGTTGATGTTGAAGAAGGAAAGAAG tatgaCGACAACTTCCTCAagcatttataa